The following nucleotide sequence is from Salvelinus sp. IW2-2015 linkage group LG26, ASM291031v2, whole genome shotgun sequence.
gggtgctgtttcgctcgctcgctcagatgctttctctgATGAAGAAGGcaagatgcaacaatttcaattattttactaagttacagtttatataaaagGGCATCAGTAagttgaaataaatgcattaggccctaatctatggatttcacatgactgggaatacagatatcaaatcaaatttgatttgtcacgtgcgccgaatacaaaagatgtagaccttacagtgaaatgcttacttacaatcccttaaccaacaatgcagttaagaaaaataagtcttaagtaaaacaaataattaaagagcagcagtaaaataacagtagcgatgctatatacaggggttaccggtacagagtcaatgtgYGGGAAAACATTGgcattggctaataggactgatggtaaaggcagattacccacttgctgtcggatccttacaaagcaccccgacctacgtccctgATATCTCggtctttctcctgcgaatgacggggatgagggccttgtcaggtgttttaagtaaatcctttgcgtctgactcattaaagattttttttaattccagtaagaggtgagtaatcgctgtcctgagaTCTAGAaactctttttggtcataagagacggtggtagaaacatgtacaaaataagttacaaataacacaaacATACAATAGCACAACTGGTTAGGAGACCACAGATAACTTGTTTtcaaggtaggggtgtggatcagaaaaccagttagtatctagtgtgaccaccatttcacaacatctccttcgcatagagtttatcaggctgttgattttggcctgtggaatgttgtcctactcctcttctatggctgtgcgaagttgctggatattgatggGAACTgtaacacactgttgtacacatccatccagagcatcccaaacgtgctcagtGGTTGACATATCTGGTGAGYatgcaggccatggaagacctGGGACATTGTCAGTTTCCAGGATTTGTGTACAGTTCCTTGCGACAtgtggctgtgcattatcatgctgaaacatgatggcggcagatgaatggcatgacaatgggcctcaggatctcatcacggtatctctgtgtatttaaattgccatcgataaaatgcaattctgttcgttgtatgtagcttatgcctgcccataccataaccccaccatggggcactctgtccacaacattgacatcagcaaactgctcgctcacacatctgcccggtacagtcgaaaccgggattcatccgtgaagagcacacttctccaaagtgccagtggccatcaaaggtgagcattttcccactgaagtcgtttgacaccgaactgcagtcaggtcaagaccctggtgaggacgatgagcaagcagatgagtttccctgagacggtttctgacagtttgcacagaaattcttcggttgtgcaaacccacagttatCAGctttccgggtggctggtctcagacaatcccacaggtgaagtagccggatgtggaggtcctgggctgccgtggtcacacgtggtctgcagttgtgaggccggttggacgtactgccaaattatctaaaatgacgttggaggcggattacggtagagaaattaacattaaatgatctagcaacagctctagtggacattcctgcagtcagtatgccaaatGTATGATCCCTCAacttgtgacaaaactgcacaagtggccttttattgtccccagtacaaggtgcacctgtgtaataatcattctgtttaaatcagcttcttgatatgccacacctgccaggtggaagaagtatcttgacaaaggagaaatgctcacttacagggatgtaaacaaatttgtgcccacaatgagagaaatacactttttgtgtatatggaacatttatagggtcttatttcagctcatgaatctcgggaccaacattttacatgttgtgtttatatttttgttcagtgtaaaacatATATTATTGATGTTGTCTACCTGCACTGCTGTATGCTGTTTAGGTGGTGACAGCACATGTGAAGATCAAGAGGAGAGCAGGGCCTTCCCAGCCCTGGTGGATGTCACTCATTCATGTGAGGTCAGCAAGATCAGCTGTGGCTCCCGCCACACTGCGGCAGTCACAAGTAAGAGCCCTTCACATAAGCGTCCTCAAACGGCTAATTTAGAAATATAACAAgttttttccatttatttttctGGTACGGGTGATCTCTACACTTGCGGCTGGGGTAAGCTTAAAAAAATATTCATGATTAGAAAATGTCACCTGTTCTAGGTGGCTTCGAGTAGGCCTATGTATTGCATGAAGTCATTATGAATTCCAAAGCGCAATACATATCCAGGAATGGAAAGACATGGCCTTTCCTCATAACCACGGCTACAAGCTCTACTTGTATCACTGTTTCAGGTGAATATGGCCAGCTGGGACAGGGGACTGCAGCTCAGACGAGCCAAGATGAGTAGAGTTCTTCAAGGACCAGGGGCTGCGTGTGGTGGAAGTAGTCTTTGGGCCATGGAACACTTTTGTTTCTGCTATCAAAGAGGACCCCTCTCCATCCTGACACATATCCTTTATCCTTCCTTTGTAACTAGGACTACATGGAATGGAAAAACTGGCTGTAGGAGTTGAGCACTAAGGACAGTGCAGATTTTGATTGACTAGATCAGGGCTTttacaaccctgttcctggagcgatCATCCTGCAgattttcagtccaaccctaatctatCGCAccggattctaataattagctggttgataaactgaatcaagtTAGTTACAGTATAactagggttggagtgaacatacaagagggtagctctccaggaacagggttggagagccctggactagataTTCATGATGATTTGTtcagacaaataaaaaataaaaaaatgacaaagtCAGTGACTAAGACTTGATTACTTTTATTCTAGatatttagatttaaaaaatacagttAGAGGGCTCTTATTGCATATACATTATGTAAAAATACATTATCAAACATAATAGAAATATTAATCTACAGACAAAGAATTTAAGGCAAGATCTTAAAAATATTAttacaatgaagaaaaaaaaggtcTTCTGAGTATTAATAGGACAGAGAATCCAAGGTATCCATATCCTGGCATCTTATTTGTCGACTTCACAGAACAATCTTAAAAGAACTAGAGAACAACGCAGAGCATTAGAGGGAGGCTCATAGGTGCAATGTAGAGATTATGAAGAGTATTCTAATCAGATTTGTACTGACCTGACGAAATCTGGTGACCTTGAGATGACGTGTTGGAACTCTGACAGATTCACAGTTCCATCTTTGTCTATATCAGACTCTTCAAGAATCTGCaatattgtaaataagtatttgttttaGCCTTGGAGATTGCAAACGGAGACCtgaaaggtagactcagcgataggACCATAGATCATACTCAGCAATGCAATTTCCTACGTTGAGACAGTATTCAAATCTGCCACAGCTGCTACTATAGGCTAGGCTGATGCTCTTCCCAGTTTATGGTCTTCCCTGAGGCAGTGCCACATTGGAAAGAACAAGGCAATAGTGGACTTAATCTGTTAACTCACATTGCTGATGAGCTgcctcatctcttcagtggtaaGCCTTGTGTCATCCGTCTCACCAGTCAGACAGTTCACCAGCTTCTCCAGGTCCCCACCATCCAGAGTGCCATCATCATCAAAGTCTGAACAGACAAAACAATACCAATTCAACATTTTcaccagccccccccccaaaaaaaactgcCAGACAACAATGAATACACTACATACATATACAGGCCTAAGAAAGTCTCAATTGTATTACCAAAAATGCGGAATGCGTAGTGGGACTTGATTTCCAGTGTAGCTGAATCACTGAAGGCACTCAAGAGATCAAGGAAGTCCTCAAAGGTGAGACTTCCATCTTTCATATCAGATGTTGAGAATACGTGACAGATCCTTTTTCTGAAAGGGTTGGACTAAAGGGTGGGGACAGAACATAACAGAACATTAagtccaatgcagacgtttttcTCTGTCTAATcacttctgggtaacaatgaagtacattACTGTTTTAAATTCAAATGGGCAAAAATATTTTATTAGCWAAGagacatttctcaagcaagaattttgctaggactgtcggGGTGGTCTAAGTGGGGAAAAATACTAACTAATTTACTGCTTGGTGAGGTCACCATGGAAAGGCCAacgctccatcccaccaaaacaggctgacatttcaggtagtcttttcaaacagcttacACTAAAAAGGCATTATCACAATATGATTCCAACCTCagtatggaaatatatataaaacacaggaaaaccaCATTGTTCCTTAAAGGGCCAGTGCAGTCAAAAGTAAATCAAACATTTGTTACAATGTTTTTTAACTAAAAATAATTTACTCGCTTTATTAGTAATTTAGTATAATTTTAATTGCAATYTTGTCACCTTGAGTTCTGGCAGTGAAAGGACTTTCTCCATGGACACTCGCGGGGTGGGGATGTTTCTGTCCTCTTTGGAGAGGAGTTCACTGAATCTCTTGTGTGCCCTAAAGAAAACATGCATCACAACATCCACTCTGCCTGTATGGATGTTGATTGCTCAACAAGTCTCTTTCGCAATAGATGTACAATGACAAACCTTCCCAACCTAGTTCAAACAGTTACAGTAAATCCATCTTGCCTGTCAAACTTCCTTGTAAATTAGACTTTAGTACGTTGCGTAAGTAAGGATTAAAGTTAAGTTGACAAGGAAGTTTGGCTCTGGCAAGATGGAGCCTATATATTTACTATATGATCAAAAAGGATATTGACAACAATAGCATCAGCGAATTTAAATAATGGGGAATAACGCTAGTTACTTACAGAATAATTTCTTGCTTTGTAAGAAACGTCAGCTCCTGGAGGGGAAGAGTTGGTgcattattttcaaatacaccACACATTCCAAATTGATATAATTATGCCTCAACTTCTTGCTTTTATCAGTGTCGTGTCACTTGCARTGCACTCAAGAAGTTGTCCTACCAACAACGTCATCAAAAGCTGACAATACACTTGAGAATTAATATAAGGCAATTCATTCAAACCGAACAGCGACTCTTTATGAGGGCATAMACGATATAACTAACTAGCTGGCTAAAAACAACTTGGTTAGTTTTTAGATACCGCGTTAACTAGCTTGCTAAGTAAGCTATTTGTTAACCTAACCACGTTACCAAATAGTACAATGACCAACAACTTGTTGTGTAACGTTACATTGGCTAGATAGCTGTCTTATTTCACCTGATATTCTGAGAGCAGATCCTTCCTTAATTGACTTGCTGTTGTTCCCATGTTGKttttttcttctgtttgttaTTAGCTAGTTAACTTCAGAGAAAGAAAACTTTCTGCTTCRATAACTTTCCAAAGCAGCTARCCACTTCCCTTTCCGAATCGACGAAATATACCATAGTAACAAGATTTGCATAGAGCACGCCAACACACCACCAGATGGCGATCACGTGCCTCAATACAAATCGCTGACACAGGAAGAAAAGCAGAACGAAGATGGATCCTATCCACATTGACTTACAGTTTACGTATTTTTCCTTCAATTATTTGTATAAATCatgaataaatacataataaatacatgttattgACACTTTACTACTATTACGTGGAAaacttttatttagaaaatgtcCGAGATCCGGAAGTACTTTGTAGTGTTGCTGCGGAGACGCTGATAAAATATGCCATGTTTTTAGTTGCTTCCTGATAGTTGTGGTAAATAACGGGGTTAAACTACTTATAGATTAGCGGTTAGATATCGATTTTTACATAAACTCGACAGAtatgtaatttattttttacGCTGCTGATTCAGATAACGGTGCGTTAGCTACATGCTATTTACCTTGAGATAAGACTCGGCGTTGTCACTCCATGCCATTCATCTCATTGTTGAAACGAGACACATCGTGCCACGTAACGTCTGGGTAGCTACCGGTGCTAATATTTATTGCAGACCAATGGAGGACGGCAAATCGCCAACACGTTTCGTCTACTGTAACCGAGATTTTGCTGACCATGTTTGCTGGTCTGGATGTGGTGACCGAACTGCCTCGATGTCTAAATTTGACACGACAATTCAAGCCGGCTGGACTGACAGGATGGACAGAGGGCTGTTCCGTTATCACCTGGGTGACTTGGAGACAAGAATTTTACCTGGKCCGGCTCGGTATGTGGCCCAACTGAATATtcaaagagggatagagagaagacagCCTCAGGAAATATTAAGCATCAAACAAAACTTTGACACCAAGCAGTTYAACTTCAACAAAATCAATCCAGAGGAAGTCATTTTTGAGATGAGTAAGCAAATTGAGCCTACGTCGCACCCCAAMGGTGGGGGCCCCTGTAAAGAATATGGACACCCATGTGATGAACTCTGTAGAATTATGGTGATGGTCAATGTTAGCCCATTGGAATTTGGTCACTGTTTATTAGTTCCAGAGCCCACCCAGTGTTCGCCACAGGTCCTGACCCCCGCTGCCATCCAAATCGGAATCGAATCTGTGCTCCTGAGTTCTGACCCGGGCTTCCGGGTGGGATTCAATAGTCTTGGTGCGTTTGCATCTGTCAATCATCTCCACCTTCATGGATACTACATGAACCAGGAGCTAAACTTAGAAACTGCTTCAACCCAACCCTTAGTGCCGGAAAAGGGATTTTACCGTCTGAGAGACTTCCCYATCGGCTTTATGTTCTACGCTGAAATGGAGGACCTTGAGAAAGTTGTCCGTGCCATTAGTCAGGTCACAGACTCATTGGTGGAGGGSAACAAGGCACACAACCTGTTTTTCACTCGAGGCTGCCCACCTGGGAAGTCTGATGTGCGCGCCAGGCGTGGTGTGCGCATTGTCGTGTGGCCTAGGAGGTCCTGCTTTGGTGCCAAAGATGAATCTGCCTTCAATGTGGCTCTGTGTGAGCTGGCTGGACATTTACCATTCAAGAACAGACATGACTTTGAACACAGCACTGAAAAAGATGTGATGGCCATCATTCAGAGGTATCTGCTGCCTGACCAACAGTTTCTTCAGTTGGAACAGCAACTTACTGCACATTTACAGAAAGACATTTAAGCCTGATTTACCTGGAAGTGAACAATTGGGCTTATTATATTTCATGGGCATTAAAGTATAACTCAACAAATCTCAACTGAATAAAACATACTTGAAATCGCAGTaacttttttttcctttttcagMTGTATTACCACAAACACTGGCGTAATGCAGTTTCTCTGTTTTTAGAATatacaactgtcctgtataggatacctgaacctgcatgacaGGAACGGTCCTccgaacccaaaccggctgtgcgcgtgcgccattgtgcatacatttattttgtcccccccacaccaaaYgcgatcacgacacgcaggttaaaatatcaaaacaaactctgaaccaattacattaatttggggacaggtcgaaaagcattaaacctttattgcaatttagctagctagtgtgcacttgctagctaatttgtcStttttagctagcttgctgttgctagctaatttgtcctgggatataaacattgcgATGTTATTTTAccagaaatgcacaaggtcctctactcctccaattaatccacacataaaacggtcaaccgaatcgtttctagtcatctctccttccagtctttttcttctcttgactttatattgcgattggcaactttcataaattaggtgcattaccgccactgaccaagttcgtctttcagtcacccacgtgggtgggtacctgcttctataaaccaatgaggagatgggagaggcaggacttgcagtgtgatctgcgtcacaaatagaactacATATGAAAATTAAAAAGGTTTACCGGTATGTATTAATTAAATGGCTTTTGAGGGttactgtcaatgatttattacttaaaacattttttacatcaatgaCAGGCGCACAGGTATGTCAGTGAGCATAAGTAGCTTACTTCCTTTCCTCCCCACCATATTAGAATAACACCACAAACAATTTTRTGCCTCACAGGTTGCAAGTTACTCCTCTCATCCAGCATTAGGACTACACAGATCTAGGTGAGAAaccaggggaggaccatcctcaagTGAGTTTcataaaaattgtgaaacattaaaagtgatcatttttagataaaactactaaatatattcacaggtcaccaaataattgatgaaAACACATTGTTTTTCAAGGAAGGTCTACAGTTGCCTCAGCAGCACTGTAGggcagcaccatggtgtagctggaggacagctagcttctatCCTCCtggatacattgacttcaatacaaaacctaagaggctcaaggttctcacccacttccatWGATTACACAGTAATTGTGACAATTTYcggaggacatcctccaacctatcagagctcttgcagcatgaactgacatgttgtccacccaatcaatggATCAGAGAATGAAYctagtactgaaagcataaggtacagctagctagcgctgtagtgcatacaatgtggagtagttgactcaaagagaaagacaataRttgaacagttttgaacaaattaacttCTTCCAAAATTGAGAAGCGAGAGAGCTAGCTATTTTaggttgtatatattttttacttttacttagctagtgaatgcagctagcaagtttagcctactcaaacacccggctcaaacagagagggatgcgatgttagctagcttgctatggctatccaacaatGGAACTTCAAGGTAAGTCAAGGTAAGMTTTTGGTTTTAGTAATTTATTGCAACCGGCGcgtgccggtgtaactgctaaattgATTTCTGACTGTACTGAAKGAtagtttactaatgcgttagtcctggtatgttgactatgacgtgacaaccatgtaggctgtgtgtagtagTTAGCGGTcttgatatgaaggtttggcttggaaagttttttttgcctggtcacagacagctgatgtgttgtgcactgaagcccacaagcgaagggaaaaagtGAGAGGAGAGCACGTAGATAGTTGCGAGAAGGAATGATATATCCAACGAGCaatgtgatcatgctgtttttatgtggctgctatgaaagtgaaMTGTGTTtccgtgtgatcaggggtgtattcattccttcaattctgttAAAAAAAAWTCTTAAATGGCAgcaaacaaaacggggataaacattcctgaatttgtccaatagaaacttatGTTTCCAACTGttgggactaatgattacaccctagatcagctagatgcaggcaagagtgtgcaaggcggtattgaatgtgtcactgtgtctTAACTTGATTGCTTAAAATTCTCTCGACcagtgcacctacgttgtaaactttaagtCATAAGCTTTGTTTTAGCAATGaaatgatgggtacagggaaaatttgagtatcatgtagtagcctaaacctatcgatgWTACATTGGgtgctgggtgaatggaatatgaatgacagtcatccaatatgctgtaatataaacAAGGCCATGTTCCTAAAAAAATgaccatcctccctcatcttaaacggcactgaccaccactgTGAGTAAAATAGTTGACAGTGGCCTGCGTGGGCCTTTTGGAAGTTCATGCAGCCACTGTCATTGAAATATTTACTCCAATCATTGCACTCTTACACATTTTCCCCATTGTGACTTTTATTACAGAACATTGATACGCTTCCTGCCCAGTGGCTTCTCATGTGCACAGTCAGATCCCTATTGCTAGTGAAGCATTTACGACAAACATCCTATCTGCAATGTGAGTTTCGATGTGATGTTTCATACTTTCTGTGGCCCAAAACATTTTCCACACACCACAAATAGGTTATTTCTCCTTCGTATGAGTTTGCACGTTTCATTAATGAACCCATGTAGTGGAAAGATTTTCCATACACTCCTTTCTACACACTTCAATGGCAAAGTGCATGGTCATTTTGCCTGGGTGATTTCAGATTGGACAACACTGTGGATTTCTTACCCTCAGTGTTTATACGGGAGCTTTGTCTTTTACTGTCCATGTTTTCTTTGATTTTACTGGCTTAACCTGAGGTCCTCCAATTCCCATCCTATCCATGTTTTTACTCTTGAGCTGCAGAACAGTATGGATTTTCTGCAGAGACGGGCTGAGAATCACTAGTTGGTTCTGATACTCTGTAGTAATCTCCACCAGTTTCTGTTTGTGCAGTTGAGGTGATGGGTAGAGACTCTTCTTTTCCATAATTTTGGGCATGAAAAAGATTGGAGTGCAGAGTTGGATCCTCACAGTCATGTTCCATAAAGGCAGGAAAGAACATGGAGTCTTTGGTATCATCTTCCAGCTCTTGAGGCTGCTCTTCCCACTGACTGGTTCCGAGTTCCTCCTTTATCTGTGTAGGCTCTGGGTCCTCCTGtcccagactggggctccactaCTGCACAtagtgctgctgctcagggggaacCTCTTCAGAGACTGACTGTTGACAGAGGATGTCTGGAGGCAAGTAGAAAGGAAGGACATGAGATGTAGAAAACCCGTAAGCTTACAATAGGAAATTCAGACAAACGACATAGCTAAGTACGTGTAAAAGCGGTGTTATTTTTCTATAAACTTCCAtacaataaaggttaaatagactAACATTATCACAAACCTGCtcgggggggttctactaagctatatggaattgttttaaggtcatacaAAGGATAATTTAGctttttgatttggaattttatgaCCACTTGCGGTAACAACAAAAAAWATATATATWttttttggccttactgctattagcccatacaaactaatttaataaaatatgcaCTACGTGAAACATGAAACAGATAATATCAAAAGGAAGTtggttctgaagtgtctgtcctatatctgagagataagaAAGAYCCGGAATagttttgttatatattttttgttgttgttgcatttgaCAGTCTCCATCTACacagcattcagaccccttgacttcttccaaattgttacgttacagccttattctaaaatggattcataaaaaaaaaaatcctccgcaatctacacacaatgctccataatgacaacaggttttatacatttttgcaaatgtattaaataaaaaacatcacttatttacataagtattcagaccctttgctatgagactcaaaattgagctcaggtgcatcctgtttccattgatcatccttaagatgtttctacaacttgattggagtccacctgtggtaaattcaattgattggacatgatttggaaaggcacacacctgctatgtaaggtcccacagttgacagtgcatgtcagagcaaaaacaaagccgtgaggtcgaaggaattgtctgtagagctctgagacaggattgtgtagaggcacagatctggggaagggtaccaaaacatttctacagcattgaaggacaccaagaacacagtggcctccatcattcttaagtggaagaagtttggaaccaccaagactcttcctagagctggccgcctggccaaactgagcaatcgggggaKAacggccatggtcagggaggtgaccaagatcccgatggtcactctgacagagctccagagttcctccttggagatgggagaaccttccagaaggacaacaatctgtgcaacactccaccagtcaggccttaatgggagagtggccagacggaagccacttttcagtaaaacgcacatgacagcccgcttggagtttgccaaaaggcagctaaaggactctcagaccatgagaaacaagattctcaggtccgatgaaactaagattgaactctttggcctgaatgccaagcgtcacgtctggaagaaaactgccaccatccctacggtgaagcatcatgctgtggaaatggcagcatcatgctgtagaaatcgcagcatcatgctgtagaaATCGCAGCAtcaagcgacgctccccatctaacttgacagagcttgagaggatttgcagagaagaatgggagaaactccccaaagacacgtgtgccaagcttgtagtgtcatacccaagaagactcgaggctgtaatcgctgccaaaggtgtttcaacaaagtactgagtaaagggtctgaatacttatgtaaatgtattatcagtttattgttaataaatttgcaaacatttctaaaaaccttgtttttgctttgtcattatggggtattgtgtgtagattgatgagggggggaaatgatttaatccattttagaataaggttgtaacgtaacaaaatgttgaaaaagtcaaggggtctgaatactttcagaatgcaccgtATATGGTTACTCCCCTGTGAGTCCTCATGTGACCCGTCAGATTAGTGCCAGTCCTCAAACATTTGTCACAAAAACAGCAATGGTATGGTTTTTCACCTGTGTGGATCCTTGTGTGCTTTCAGATGTTCACTCTGAAACAAGCCTATGCCACAATCAGGGCAGACATATGATTTCTCCCTTGTATGAGGCCTCATGTGCACTCTAAGATGGGAACCAGTGCTGAATGAGTCCTTGTGTGCACTGTCAGCTTACAATTCCTTACAAAACATWTACTACAAATGTTACAAGTAAACTTCGCTGTAAGATGCATTTGCAGGTGATCTTTCATACTTTCCGAGGACTCAATGCATTTTTCAGACACACCACAAGGATGTTCTTTATCCATTGTATGAATTTTCACATGATTCACTAAAGAACACATGTAACGAAAAGACATGCCACACACCTTACAATGACAAGAAGCATTATGACGTTGACTGGGTGATTTCAGATTTGATGACTGTAGAATTCCTACCCTTAKTAATGACACAGGAGTTTTGTCTTTTTACTGTCCATGTTATATTTGATTTGCCGGGCTTAAAACCTGAATGAGGGACTTAACTTTCCACCCTATTGACACTGTTTTCACACTGAACTGCAGAACAGTCTGGATTACTGCAGCGAGAGAATGACAGTCACTGGTTAGTTCTGATACAATGTAGTCCTCTTCATAAGGTTCTGTRTTGATCTGTTTAGTTGaggagctggggagagagacccTTTCTTCATTAACTTCATGTTGACCATGATAAAGATATGAGTGCAGAATTAGGTTCTCATCACAGTCACTTTTCACACAGGCAGGAGTGAATATGGAGTATTTGGTATCATCTTCCAGCTTTGGAAGCTACTCTTCCCACTGACTGTTCCTGAGCTCCCCATGTTCCTCTGTAATATGTGTAGGCTCTTGGTCCTCCTGTCCCAGACTAGGGCTCCACTCCTGCACACAGTGCTACTGATCAGGGGGAACCTCCTGATCACCATGGAGAGTGAGCTGCTGGAGGTCTGGATGAAATGACAATGTAAACGTCATGAGTCGCCTATGGTAGACTGCagtcacaaaacacaatacacagCATTAACATTGAAAACGCAAAAGCTGATATGAGTCGTCcaataaatactgtacattttgttacatacatacatgtagaGTAGTCGAACTAGACAAACTAACGAACCTGCTATGTGTAGCCTGATCTCAGGTTTA
It contains:
- the LOC111952816 gene encoding calcium and integrin-binding protein 1; translation: MGTTASQLRKDLLSEYQELTFLTKQEIILAHKRFSELLSKEDRNIPTPRVSMEKVLSLPELKSNPFRKRICHVFSTSDMKDGSLTFEDFLDLLSAFSDSATLEIKSHYAFRIFDFDDDGTLDGGDLEKLVNCLTGETDDTRLTTEEMRQLISNILEESDIDKDGTVNLSEFQHVISRSPDFVSSFKIVL
- the gdpgp1 gene encoding GDP-D-glucose phosphorylase 1 codes for the protein MEDGKSPTRFVYCNRDFADHVCWSGCGDRTASMSKFDTTIQAGWTDRMDRGLFRYHLGDLETRILPGPARYVAQLNIQRGIERRQPQEILSIKQNFDTKQFNFNKINPEEVIFEMSKQIEPTSHPXGGGPCKEYGHPCDELCRIMVMVNVSPLEFGHCLLVPEPTQCSPQVLTPAAIQIGIESVLLSSDPGFRVGFNSLGAFASVNHLHLHGYYMNQELNLETASTQPLVPEKGFYRLRDFPIGFMFYAEMEDLEKVVRAISQVTDSLVEGNKAHNLFFTRGCPPGKSDVRARRGVRIVVWPRRSCFGAKDESAFNVALCELAGHLPFKNRHDFEHSTEKDVMAIIQRYLLPDQQFLQLEQQLTAHLQKDI